A stretch of the Dichotomicrobium thermohalophilum genome encodes the following:
- a CDS encoding glycosyltransferase family 2 protein encodes MLVFNEYLANLGLTLAIVGFACLVLPYCRRDNPWLRAVLMAVVIILSWRYIAWRFGSTIPPLAFEIDSVVAWSFASLEALAMASSTIAALILSRSRDRHQEANQFQGWWGDRDPPRIDVFIATYNEDSDVLQRTIAGAQATTYSNARTFVLDDGQRDWLRALCAEKGVGYITRQDNAHAKAGNINHAFTLRSQAADAPDFIAVLDADFVPHRQFLHRAVSLFHDPAVALVQTPQHFFNPDPIQHNLGVTDVCPDEQRFFFNHVQPARDAWGIAICCGTSSLIRASALEEIGGVPTESVTEDFLLSLRFAEHGYRTVYLNEALTEGLAAEGLPEYITQRARWCLGMMQIVRGGYNPLGVGHRLSLRHRISVLDSLLFWSTTFSFRIAAIVVPLLYWYFGILAVDADVADVLNYFGPAYVANLIALNWLSRGLIIPFVTDVAQLVAAWPITRAVWTGLLTSGPHKFKVTDKGGHRGERVIQWQLARPFLLLMALTVFGLWLPMLTDYNPGQYAGDGVAVILFWTLYNLVVLILAAFTCVELPRYGHTLRPHVEAAAILTGGEVLPAWIMTIEPAEARVRAAPGLREHQLVELRVDDVGAIRAEVAAFYQDGYALRLFATDAQHDRLVHKLHTSGGAPGTVEGRIGQILAGLGRRILAPELDARRRP; translated from the coding sequence ATGCTGGTTTTCAACGAGTACCTCGCCAATCTCGGCCTGACACTGGCGATCGTCGGCTTCGCGTGTCTCGTGCTTCCCTATTGCCGGCGTGACAATCCGTGGCTTCGCGCGGTCCTGATGGCCGTCGTCATCATACTGAGCTGGCGCTATATCGCCTGGCGCTTTGGCAGCACCATCCCGCCGCTGGCCTTCGAGATCGACAGCGTCGTGGCCTGGAGCTTCGCAAGTCTGGAGGCTTTGGCGATGGCCTCCTCGACGATCGCCGCGCTCATTCTTTCGCGCAGTAGGGATCGCCATCAAGAGGCCAACCAGTTTCAGGGCTGGTGGGGTGATCGCGATCCGCCCCGCATCGACGTCTTCATCGCCACCTATAATGAGGACTCCGACGTCCTGCAGCGCACAATTGCCGGGGCGCAGGCAACCACTTACTCGAATGCCCGGACCTTTGTGCTGGATGACGGGCAGCGTGACTGGCTTAGGGCGCTTTGCGCCGAGAAGGGCGTCGGCTACATCACCCGACAGGACAACGCGCACGCCAAGGCCGGCAACATCAATCACGCCTTTACCCTGCGCAGCCAGGCCGCCGACGCGCCTGACTTCATCGCGGTTCTCGATGCGGATTTCGTTCCGCATCGCCAGTTTCTGCACCGCGCCGTCAGCCTGTTCCACGACCCCGCGGTAGCGCTCGTCCAGACACCGCAGCATTTTTTCAATCCCGACCCGATCCAGCACAATCTCGGCGTGACCGATGTCTGCCCGGACGAGCAACGCTTCTTCTTCAATCACGTGCAGCCCGCGCGCGACGCCTGGGGTATCGCCATCTGCTGCGGCACCTCGTCGCTGATCCGCGCCAGCGCACTGGAAGAGATCGGCGGCGTGCCGACGGAAAGCGTGACGGAGGACTTCCTCCTCAGCCTGCGCTTTGCCGAGCATGGCTACAGGACGGTCTATCTGAACGAGGCGCTGACGGAAGGGCTCGCCGCCGAAGGGCTGCCGGAATACATCACCCAGCGGGCGCGCTGGTGCCTTGGCATGATGCAGATCGTGCGCGGGGGTTACAATCCCTTGGGCGTGGGTCACAGACTGAGCTTGCGCCACCGGATCAGCGTTCTCGACTCCCTGTTGTTCTGGAGCACGACGTTTTCCTTCCGCATCGCAGCGATCGTGGTGCCGTTGCTCTACTGGTATTTCGGCATTCTCGCGGTCGACGCGGATGTTGCCGATGTGCTCAACTATTTCGGCCCGGCCTACGTCGCGAACCTGATCGCGCTGAACTGGCTGTCGCGCGGGCTTATCATACCGTTCGTGACGGATGTGGCGCAGCTTGTCGCTGCCTGGCCCATCACGCGCGCCGTTTGGACGGGCCTGCTGACCTCCGGACCGCACAAGTTCAAGGTGACGGACAAGGGCGGGCACCGCGGCGAGCGGGTGATCCAGTGGCAACTCGCGCGGCCGTTCCTGCTGCTGATGGCGCTCACGGTGTTCGGGCTGTGGCTGCCGATGCTGACCGACTACAACCCCGGCCAGTATGCGGGCGACGGGGTGGCGGTGATCCTGTTCTGGACGCTGTACAACCTTGTCGTGCTGATCCTCGCGGCGTTTACCTGCGTGGAACTGCCGCGCTATGGCCATACGCTGCGCCCCCATGTCGAAGCCGCGGCGATCTTGACGGGTGGCGAAGTCTTGCCGGCCTGGATCATGACGATCGAACCGGCCGAGGCGCGCGTGCGCGCCGCGCCCGGCTTGCGGGAGCATCAACTGGTTGAGCTGCGCGTCGATGATGTCGGCGCGATCCGCGCGGAAGTTGCTGCATTTTACCAGGATGGCTATGCCCTGCGCCTGTTTGCGACCGATGCGCAACACGACCGGCTTGTTCACAAGCTGCACACCTCGGGCGGGGCGCCCGGGACCGTTGAAGGCCGGATCGGCCAGATTCTCGCGGGGCTGGGGCGCCGGATCCTCGCGCCGGAACTCGACGCGCGGAGGCGGCCATGA
- a CDS encoding HlyD family secretion protein, with translation MLRVALGILALVAGLYIVVGEHLAGVSANATVNARLTTIRAPIDGTVTFAFDQIGRVIRRRQRLGDIKNDRVDNSRLSDLSNRRARLAAEIRKVKAQQRDTKAARKALDTQVASYKRGRIDQLRARIEEARARIEAAEAREREALQAHKRAQKLRSRGVMSAANLEEAKSNYEVAVKDTEAVRQKKAFLQVELSAARQGTFLGDSYNDAPYSQQRIKELELRLKRLDAELESLREQKKQLETQLDVERVRLARLSRAELVSPVNGVVWDFLANSGETVRKGQDLLRVVDCDTVMVTAGVSERLYNGLKRGDAAQFRLRGGERSYQATVTRLAGSGAGGRYDKLAIAPGPEQLERYDVLLKVPDLNFKRDTGCMVGRTGRVVFAHSPLNAADSLLMRLGL, from the coding sequence ATGTTACGCGTCGCTCTCGGGATCCTCGCACTTGTTGCGGGGCTTTATATCGTCGTTGGCGAACACCTGGCGGGCGTCAGTGCAAATGCCACCGTCAATGCCCGACTGACTACGATCCGCGCCCCCATTGACGGCACCGTCACCTTCGCATTCGACCAGATCGGCAGGGTGATCCGCCGGCGCCAGCGCCTGGGAGATATCAAAAACGACCGCGTCGACAACTCCCGTCTTTCGGACCTGTCAAACCGCCGGGCGCGGCTTGCAGCCGAAATCCGCAAGGTGAAGGCCCAACAGCGGGACACGAAAGCCGCCCGCAAGGCGCTTGACACACAGGTCGCGTCCTACAAGCGCGGGCGCATCGACCAGCTTCGGGCACGTATCGAGGAGGCGAGAGCACGGATCGAAGCAGCCGAAGCGCGCGAGCGCGAGGCGTTGCAGGCTCATAAGCGCGCGCAGAAGCTGCGGTCGCGCGGCGTCATGTCGGCGGCCAATCTGGAGGAGGCTAAGTCAAACTACGAGGTCGCGGTCAAGGATACCGAGGCTGTGCGCCAAAAGAAGGCCTTTCTTCAAGTCGAGTTGTCGGCCGCGCGGCAGGGCACCTTCCTCGGCGACTCCTACAATGACGCCCCTTATTCCCAGCAGCGCATCAAGGAACTGGAACTGCGCCTGAAGCGGCTCGACGCGGAACTGGAAAGCCTGCGCGAGCAGAAGAAACAACTTGAAACCCAGCTCGATGTGGAACGGGTCCGCCTTGCGCGCCTGTCGCGCGCCGAGCTGGTCTCGCCGGTCAACGGGGTCGTCTGGGACTTTCTGGCCAATAGTGGCGAAACGGTCCGGAAGGGCCAGGACCTGCTGCGCGTCGTCGACTGCGACACGGTGATGGTAACGGCGGGCGTGAGCGAGCGGCTCTACAATGGGCTGAAGCGCGGTGACGCGGCACAGTTCCGCTTGCGCGGCGGCGAGCGGTCATATCAAGCCACTGTCACACGGCTGGCAGGCTCGGGCGCCGGCGGACGCTATGACAAGCTGGCCATCGCCCCCGGGCCGGAGCAACTGGAGCGCTATGACGTGCTCCTGAAAGTCCCGGACCTCAACTTCAAGCGCGACACGGGCTGCATGGTGGGGCGGACCGGGCGGGTGGTTTTCGCACACTCGCCGCTCAACGCAGCGGATTCGCTGCTCATGCGGCTAGGGTTGTGA
- a CDS encoding GntP family permease, with protein MIDVLIVFLALVLLMYLAYRGITLLILAPGIAVLTALVTGGLPVLAAYTQIFMSNMGDFIIAFFPLFLLGAIFGKLMDDSGSATAIANTVIRWLGPEQAILAVVLCCAVLTYGGVSLFVVAFAIYPIAASLFRDADIPKRLIPASLALGSFSFTMSALPGSPAIQNAIPMPFFGTTAFAAPGLGIIAALIMLAFGMWWLNRQRARAGSRGEGYGEHDDAVPESDLMMREGAVRDGYDIRELPLGTPTEAAPPSFPAAIAPVVAVVLVNLLFIQFVVPAMDTTYLAQPKFGATDIDAVRGVWAIIVALVAAILLIVGLNWSRLTRLQASLDEGANASVLPIAATASLVGFGAVIAALPAFEIISDALLALGDLNPLVSLAVAVNLLSAITGSASGGMSIALETLGPTYVQLAEAQNISLEAMHRVTSIASGTLDVLPHNGAVITVLSICKLDHRQAYGDIFMAAIVGPLIALIAVILLASLFGGF; from the coding sequence ATGATCGACGTCTTGATCGTCTTTCTGGCCCTCGTCCTGCTGATGTATCTCGCTTATCGCGGGATCACGCTGTTGATCCTCGCGCCGGGTATCGCCGTGCTGACCGCCCTCGTCACCGGCGGGCTACCGGTTCTGGCGGCGTATACGCAGATCTTCATGTCGAACATGGGCGATTTCATCATCGCCTTCTTTCCGCTGTTCCTGCTCGGCGCGATCTTCGGCAAGCTGATGGATGACAGCGGCTCGGCCACAGCGATCGCCAACACGGTCATCCGCTGGCTCGGGCCGGAGCAGGCGATCCTTGCCGTCGTGCTGTGCTGTGCTGTGTTGACCTATGGCGGCGTCTCGCTGTTCGTCGTCGCCTTTGCGATTTATCCGATTGCCGCATCTCTGTTCCGCGATGCGGATATTCCGAAGCGGCTGATCCCTGCAAGCCTGGCGCTCGGCTCGTTCAGTTTCACCATGTCGGCATTGCCCGGCAGTCCGGCCATCCAGAACGCGATCCCGATGCCGTTCTTCGGCACGACGGCCTTCGCGGCGCCCGGCCTCGGCATCATCGCCGCGCTCATCATGCTGGCTTTTGGCATGTGGTGGTTGAACCGGCAGCGCGCCCGCGCTGGGTCCAGGGGCGAAGGCTACGGGGAACACGACGATGCGGTGCCCGAAAGCGATCTGATGATGCGCGAGGGCGCGGTGCGCGACGGCTACGACATCCGCGAACTGCCGCTGGGGACGCCAACGGAGGCCGCGCCGCCCTCCTTTCCGGCGGCGATAGCGCCGGTCGTGGCGGTCGTTCTGGTCAACCTGCTGTTCATCCAGTTCGTTGTTCCGGCCATGGACACGACCTATCTCGCTCAGCCGAAATTCGGCGCGACCGACATTGACGCGGTGCGTGGCGTCTGGGCGATTATCGTCGCGCTGGTGGCGGCAATCCTGCTGATCGTCGGGCTGAACTGGTCGCGGCTGACCCGTCTTCAGGCCAGCCTGGACGAGGGTGCGAACGCGTCCGTCCTCCCGATCGCCGCGACGGCGAGCCTTGTCGGCTTTGGCGCGGTCATCGCGGCGCTTCCGGCGTTCGAGATTATCAGCGACGCGCTACTGGCCCTGGGCGATTTGAACCCGCTGGTCTCGCTGGCGGTGGCCGTCAACCTGCTCAGCGCCATCACCGGCTCGGCTTCGGGGGGCATGAGCATCGCGCTGGAAACGCTCGGGCCGACCTATGTGCAGCTTGCCGAGGCGCAGAACATCTCGTTGGAGGCGATGCACCGCGTCACCTCGATCGCATCCGGCACACTCGACGTGCTACCGCACAACGGCGCGGTCATCACCGTGCTGAGCATCTGTAAGCTCGACCACAGACAGGCTTACGGCGATATCTTCATGGCCGCGATTGTGGGCCCCCTGATCGCGCTCATAGCAGTCATCCTGCTCGCCAGCCTCTTCGGGGGCTTCTGA
- a CDS encoding patatin-like phospholipase family protein, whose protein sequence is MTARNVVAIDLALQGGGSHGAFTWGVLDRLLEEDWIQIEAVSGTSAGAMNACALVEGLARGGPDAARAKLRAYWTAVARAGLFSPIQRSPLDRMMGRWSLEFSPSFHFYRNVLSRISPYVLNPFSVNPLRDVVRDVFDFDAINACTSAKLFIAATNVRTGRRKVFRQPKISAEAVLASACLPYLSHAVEIDGDAYWDGGFMGNPPLFPLVDETNARDLMIIWINPFERPQLPLTAFEIEDRLNEIVFNGSLIEELRALGFLAEIIREENLERDAYREINLHCIDAEAEMRQLGASSKLNAEWAFFDHLHKLGRRTADNWMTRHGNDLGARTTFRPYFVFEESLRPAHLRGGTRRPREVDPAK, encoded by the coding sequence ATGACCGCCCGCAACGTTGTTGCCATTGATCTCGCGCTTCAGGGCGGCGGTTCCCACGGCGCCTTCACCTGGGGCGTGCTCGACCGGCTGTTGGAAGAAGACTGGATCCAGATCGAAGCCGTCAGCGGCACCAGCGCGGGCGCGATGAACGCCTGCGCCCTCGTGGAAGGTCTGGCGCGCGGCGGGCCGGACGCGGCGAGGGCGAAGCTGCGTGCTTACTGGACGGCGGTCGCTCGGGCAGGGCTGTTCAGTCCGATCCAGCGTTCGCCGCTTGACCGGATGATGGGCCGCTGGTCGCTGGAGTTCTCCCCGAGCTTTCATTTCTACCGGAACGTGCTGAGCAGGATTTCGCCCTACGTTCTCAACCCGTTTTCGGTGAACCCTCTGCGCGATGTCGTCCGCGATGTTTTCGACTTCGACGCCATCAACGCCTGCACCTCGGCCAAGCTGTTCATCGCGGCGACGAACGTGCGCACCGGACGGCGCAAGGTCTTCCGCCAGCCCAAGATCAGTGCGGAAGCGGTGCTGGCGTCGGCCTGTCTGCCGTACCTGTCCCACGCCGTGGAAATTGACGGGGACGCTTACTGGGATGGCGGCTTCATGGGCAATCCGCCGCTATTCCCGCTGGTGGACGAGACCAACGCGCGCGACCTTATGATCATCTGGATCAACCCGTTCGAGCGGCCGCAACTGCCGCTCACCGCTTTCGAGATCGAGGACCGGCTGAACGAGATCGTCTTCAACGGCAGCCTGATCGAGGAGCTGCGCGCGCTCGGCTTTCTGGCCGAGATCATCCGGGAGGAGAACCTGGAGCGCGACGCCTATCGCGAAATCAACCTGCACTGCATCGACGCCGAAGCCGAGATGCGCCAGCTCGGCGCATCCAGCAAGCTGAATGCCGAGTGGGCTTTTTTCGACCATCTGCACAAACTGGGCCGGCGCACTGCCGACAACTGGATGACCAGGCACGGCAACGATCTCGGCGCCCGCACAACCTTCCGTCCGTATTTCGTTTTCGAGGAAAGCCTGCGTCCGGCGCATCTGCGCGGCGGAACGCGACGGCCGCGAGAGGTCGATCCGGCGAAATGA
- a CDS encoding autotransporter outer membrane beta-barrel domain-containing protein, with amino-acid sequence MSVIGLRHPEPRSSVAAVLFLFLSASSQTLQAASICESEGTVVTTCADRLADVHQNLLQQRKDRAINVEPEHGQVAGRINGRAWDAGANGNFPLFLAPQGTAVELRTSLSQWGAYFAREDAEKIEKVQGSVPEGTDLPDPATAASKKVDVWSSTKIEGIAPGSSRQGVISHFGADYTVSEDFLVGASVEFEDLEQQTGILGGATAAGTAYMIGPYVAQRLTENLVFDARLAWGESDDLVDPDGVASRFAAERRLAKARLKGDFDLAGWQVSSSAAFIHATEVPEGFGQGVTTNKLSLGPEMRRSFQLENGSVIEPFLHYRSTAELEPVEGLSELDALAVNGALGGGVNVTMPDEYRIQATTQFESVDAQTDPNVTGRVQLTVPLP; translated from the coding sequence ATGAGCGTCATCGGGTTACGACACCCTGAACCGCGCAGCAGTGTTGCGGCTGTGCTGTTTCTGTTCCTTTCCGCCAGCTCTCAAACCCTTCAGGCGGCGAGCATCTGTGAAAGTGAGGGAACCGTCGTCACCACTTGTGCTGACCGGCTCGCGGACGTGCATCAGAACCTTCTGCAGCAGCGCAAGGATCGCGCCATCAACGTCGAACCCGAGCACGGTCAGGTCGCTGGACGCATCAACGGACGCGCGTGGGATGCGGGCGCCAACGGCAATTTTCCTTTGTTCCTGGCACCGCAGGGAACAGCCGTCGAGCTGCGGACCAGCCTGAGCCAATGGGGCGCCTATTTTGCCCGCGAGGACGCCGAAAAGATCGAGAAAGTACAGGGCTCCGTGCCCGAGGGCACCGATTTGCCCGATCCGGCGACCGCTGCAAGCAAGAAGGTTGACGTCTGGAGCAGCACGAAGATCGAAGGAATCGCCCCCGGCAGTTCCCGACAGGGCGTCATTAGCCATTTCGGTGCGGATTATACCGTCAGCGAGGATTTCCTGGTCGGTGCATCGGTCGAATTCGAGGACCTGGAACAGCAGACCGGCATTTTGGGCGGCGCGACCGCTGCCGGAACCGCGTATATGATTGGGCCATATGTGGCGCAGCGGCTTACGGAGAATCTGGTATTCGACGCGCGGCTTGCCTGGGGTGAGAGTGACGATCTTGTTGACCCAGACGGGGTTGCCAGCCGTTTCGCCGCGGAACGCAGGCTCGCCAAGGCCCGGCTGAAGGGGGATTTCGACTTGGCGGGCTGGCAGGTTTCATCTTCCGCCGCCTTCATCCATGCAACCGAGGTTCCTGAGGGGTTCGGGCAGGGCGTAACGACCAACAAGCTCAGTCTGGGGCCGGAAATGCGGCGCAGCTTCCAACTGGAGAACGGATCGGTTATCGAGCCGTTCCTGCATTACCGCAGTACGGCCGAGCTCGAGCCCGTTGAAGGGCTCTCCGAGCTGGACGCCCTTGCCGTAAATGGTGCCCTGGGCGGAGGCGTGAACGTCACCATGCCGGATGAATATCGGATTCAGGCGACGACCCAGTTTGAGAGCGTGGATGCCCAGACCGATCCAAACGTGACGGGCCGCGTGCAGCTTACGGTGCCTCTGCCCTGA
- a CDS encoding AMP-binding protein: protein METLQQLTDRIGAYGDRTGLVDLSSDMENVWTFPALRDESESLANRLLAEGLRPQDRVALIAPNSAAWVIAALAILRAGAVCIPIDTQATDEQLKHMLQLARPKKAFVSERLRKRLAAIDLEHAPETELLEGHLRGGQAEHPERDFPEVSADDTAVIFFTSGTTGPPKGVPLSHRNLMHQLEVLRDLRLVTETDRLLLPLPLHHVYPFTIGLLTPMYLGVPIIFPAGLTGAELMAALRDQEASFILGLPRLYSALYDGIQNRVAKLRWPLRPAVRGLASLSTWLRARFGVSAGRWLLRPLHGRFAPKLRTLVSGGAPLAPDLARRLEGFGWQVAAGYGLTETSPLLTLITPQSRNFDGAGKPVRGVTVRIRKTEDELGEVEVQGPNVFAGYLENPQETAKSFTKDGWFKTGDRGRLDESGVLHLFGRLSTLIITPSGEKIQPDPLEEHYERHPTIGEIGILQRDHKLVAVVVPEVEAAGEDVRAAISEALSAQARSLPSFQRLSGFEVSREPLARTRLGRIRRRKLQQRYDTLRAGQAEAETGSIPLENMREEDRALLEHEPARQVWRFLADRFPDVRLRPDSSFTHDLGVDSLGWVDLSLDIQHASGAELTEDDVAEIQTVRDLLRTVTRKTPKGVAAEPPDPLEYPEKVLSEAERVWLRPASVPTRWLGAIGYGLNRLIFRTFFELKVEGAESVPKDTPVILTPNHTSYMDGPALAAALDNDILSRLRWAGSRNILMSSRIRRFFSRAARIVPIDPGASARRDLAYGAATLKQGETLVWFPEGDISRTGKLKHFQPGAALLADKFQVPVVPVIIQGTSDALPPGHQIPKPKPVRVRFGQPLDPGAMADAGEEDRPWKRINRVLHDQMDDML from the coding sequence ATGGAAACTCTGCAGCAGCTAACTGACCGGATCGGCGCATACGGAGACCGCACGGGCCTTGTCGACCTCTCCAGCGACATGGAGAATGTCTGGACGTTTCCAGCGCTCCGCGACGAAAGCGAGTCCCTGGCAAATCGTCTTCTCGCCGAGGGCCTGAGACCGCAGGATCGTGTCGCGCTGATCGCCCCCAACAGCGCCGCGTGGGTCATTGCTGCGCTTGCCATCCTGCGCGCCGGTGCGGTTTGCATCCCGATCGACACCCAGGCCACCGATGAGCAGCTCAAGCACATGCTCCAGCTCGCTCGGCCGAAGAAAGCATTTGTCTCCGAAAGGTTGCGCAAAAGGTTGGCGGCGATCGACCTGGAACACGCGCCGGAAACCGAGTTGCTCGAAGGCCACCTCCGTGGCGGACAGGCCGAGCATCCCGAGCGCGATTTCCCCGAGGTCTCGGCCGACGACACCGCCGTCATCTTCTTCACCTCGGGCACAACCGGGCCGCCCAAAGGGGTCCCGCTCAGCCACCGCAACCTGATGCACCAACTCGAAGTCCTGCGTGATCTTCGGCTCGTGACGGAGACAGACCGGCTGCTCCTGCCCTTGCCGCTGCATCATGTCTATCCGTTCACGATCGGGCTGCTTACGCCGATGTATCTAGGCGTTCCGATCATCTTTCCAGCCGGCCTCACCGGTGCTGAACTCATGGCGGCGCTTCGGGATCAGGAAGCTTCCTTCATCCTCGGCCTGCCGCGGCTCTACAGCGCGCTTTACGACGGGATCCAGAACCGGGTTGCCAAGCTGCGCTGGCCGCTGCGCCCGGCGGTTCGCGGGCTAGCAAGTCTGAGCACCTGGCTGCGCGCCCGCTTCGGCGTCTCCGCGGGACGATGGCTGCTGCGCCCCCTGCACGGCAGGTTCGCGCCGAAGCTGCGCACGCTTGTCTCGGGCGGCGCCCCACTCGCACCCGATCTGGCCCGGCGGCTTGAAGGGTTCGGCTGGCAGGTCGCTGCCGGCTACGGGCTGACGGAAACCTCGCCGCTGCTGACGCTGATAACGCCGCAGAGCCGCAATTTCGATGGGGCGGGAAAGCCGGTGCGCGGTGTCACGGTGCGGATTCGCAAGACCGAGGACGAGCTGGGTGAGGTCGAGGTCCAGGGACCGAACGTCTTTGCCGGCTATCTGGAGAATCCGCAGGAAACGGCGAAAAGCTTCACGAAAGATGGCTGGTTCAAGACTGGCGATCGCGGGCGCCTCGACGAAAGCGGGGTGCTCCACTTGTTCGGGCGGCTCTCCACACTCATCATCACGCCCTCGGGCGAGAAGATCCAGCCGGACCCGCTCGAAGAACATTACGAGCGTCATCCGACCATCGGCGAGATCGGCATTCTGCAGCGCGACCACAAGCTGGTTGCCGTTGTCGTGCCGGAGGTCGAAGCCGCGGGCGAGGACGTCCGCGCCGCCATTTCCGAGGCGCTGAGTGCACAGGCGCGCAGCCTCCCATCCTTCCAGCGTCTGAGCGGCTTCGAGGTCAGCCGCGAGCCGCTGGCGCGCACCCGGCTGGGCAGGATCCGCCGCAGGAAACTGCAGCAACGCTATGATACCCTGCGCGCCGGCCAGGCCGAAGCGGAAACCGGCTCGATCCCACTGGAAAACATGCGCGAGGAAGACCGCGCCCTGCTGGAGCATGAGCCCGCGCGCCAGGTCTGGCGCTTTCTCGCCGACCGGTTTCCGGACGTCAGGCTGCGGCCCGACAGCTCCTTCACGCATGACCTCGGCGTGGATTCGCTGGGCTGGGTCGACCTGTCACTGGACATTCAGCACGCTTCTGGCGCGGAGCTCACGGAAGACGACGTCGCCGAAATCCAGACCGTCCGCGACCTCCTGCGAACGGTTACCCGGAAGACGCCAAAGGGCGTCGCGGCAGAGCCGCCCGATCCGCTGGAGTATCCGGAAAAAGTGCTCTCCGAAGCGGAGCGGGTTTGGCTCCGGCCGGCCAGTGTGCCGACGCGCTGGCTCGGGGCGATCGGATACGGCCTGAACCGGCTGATTTTCCGCACCTTCTTTGAGCTGAAGGTCGAGGGCGCCGAGAGCGTCCCCAAGGACACCCCGGTGATACTGACGCCCAATCACACCAGCTACATGGACGGGCCGGCGCTTGCCGCCGCCCTGGACAATGATATCCTGTCGCGGCTGCGCTGGGCCGGCTCGCGCAACATCCTGATGAGCAGCCGCATCAGGCGATTTTTTTCGCGAGCAGCGCGAATCGTGCCGATTGATCCCGGCGCCTCAGCCCGCCGGGACCTTGCCTATGGCGCGGCGACGCTCAAGCAAGGCGAAACGCTGGTATGGTTCCCCGAGGGCGACATCTCCCGAACCGGAAAGCTGAAGCATTTTCAGCCCGGCGCGGCACTGCTCGCGGACAAGTTCCAGGTGCCTGTCGTGCCGGTCATCATTCAGGGCACCAGCGACGCCCTGCCGCCCGGGCATCAAATCCCGAAACCGAAGCCGGTCCGCGTACGCTTCGGCCAGCCGCTCGATCCGGGGGCAATGGCCGATGCCGGCGAAGAAGACCGGCCCTGGAAGCGGATCAACCGGGTTCTGCACGACCAGATGGATGACATGCTGTGA
- a CDS encoding MFS transporter: MADTKGMVAWAIYDWSHNAFGTVVLTFVFSAYFTRQIAPDTTTGTALWGNTVGIATFIVAVLAPFLGALADKKGRLKPWVAAFTLLCAAATAGLWFVKPSPESLVLALALVGVGTLGAHLAFIFYNAMLPHLVPPGRQGGWSGWGWGLGYFGGLACLTAIWFGFLGADPVFVLPNETGMQVRAACLFTAGWLVFFSLPLILITPDAAATGVPLREAVRKGLVRLGRTVRQILRCRPLFRFFVAHMLYIDALAAVFVMGGVFAGGTVGMDAQQVLLFGIALNISAGVGAFVFAVISHLLSSRTAILLGLVGLMSSALGMLYTSDVLMAFWLFGLLFGVFVGPVQAASRSFLAEIAPEKLRAQMFGFYALSGKATSFAGPLAVGWISYWTGSQVIGMSALLVFFTAGFALLLTVPNARQLAARISVFN; this comes from the coding sequence ATGGCCGACACAAAGGGCATGGTCGCCTGGGCGATCTATGACTGGTCGCACAATGCCTTTGGGACCGTCGTCCTGACGTTCGTCTTCTCTGCCTATTTCACGCGCCAGATCGCACCGGATACGACGACGGGAACGGCGCTGTGGGGGAACACCGTCGGCATTGCAACCTTCATCGTGGCCGTGCTCGCCCCCTTTCTCGGCGCGTTGGCGGACAAGAAAGGCCGGCTCAAGCCCTGGGTCGCCGCGTTCACCCTGCTCTGCGCGGCGGCCACCGCGGGGTTGTGGTTCGTCAAGCCGTCGCCGGAATCGCTGGTCCTGGCCCTCGCGCTCGTCGGGGTGGGCACTCTGGGGGCCCATCTCGCCTTCATCTTTTACAATGCGATGCTCCCGCACCTCGTGCCGCCCGGGCGGCAGGGCGGATGGTCGGGCTGGGGCTGGGGGCTTGGATATTTCGGCGGGCTAGCCTGCCTCACCGCCATCTGGTTCGGGTTTCTCGGCGCTGACCCCGTGTTTGTCCTGCCCAACGAAACCGGCATGCAGGTGCGCGCCGCCTGCCTCTTTACCGCGGGCTGGCTCGTGTTTTTTTCGCTGCCGCTAATACTGATCACGCCGGATGCAGCGGCAACCGGCGTGCCGCTTCGCGAGGCCGTCCGCAAAGGGCTGGTCCGGCTGGGCAGGACCGTGCGCCAAATCCTGCGCTGCCGCCCCCTGTTCCGGTTTTTCGTCGCGCACATGCTTTACATCGACGCGCTGGCGGCGGTTTTCGTGATGGGCGGCGTCTTCGCAGGCGGCACGGTCGGCATGGATGCGCAGCAGGTCCTGCTTTTCGGGATCGCGCTCAACATCAGCGCCGGGGTTGGCGCCTTCGTCTTTGCCGTCATCAGCCATCTGCTCAGCAGCAGGACGGCAATCCTGCTTGGCCTCGTCGGGCTGATGAGTTCCGCGCTGGGGATGCTCTACACCAGCGACGTCCTGATGGCATTCTGGCTGTTCGGGCTCCTCTTCGGAGTCTTTGTCGGGCCGGTGCAGGCGGCAAGCCGCTCCTTCCTCGCGGAGATCGCGCCCGAGAAGCTGCGGGCTCAGATGTTCGGGTTTTATGCGCTTTCCGGCAAGGCCACGTCCTTCGCCGGGCCGCTGGCGGTCGGCTGGATAAGCTACTGGACGGGAAGCCAGGTCATCGGCATGAGCGCGCTGCTCGTGTTCTTCACGGCCGGCTTTGCGCTGCTGCTGACAGTGCCGAACGCCCGGCAGCTTGCCGCGAGGATTTCGGTCTTCAACTGA